Genomic window (Lewinellaceae bacterium):
AGAATGTAAATGTCCAGTCTCAGGCCGGCCGCCTATACCCTGCGCACCAGCCTGAGCGCCAACGCCAGGCACAATATCATCAATACGCCGCTGCCAATGTTGGGCAGGCGATATCCGATACCGTAAAGCCAGCCTCCCAGGAAAGGCCCGATCACCCTGCCCAGAGAGCTAAACGATTGGGCATATCCCAGTACCTTGCCCTGTTCCTGAGGGCCCGCCACCCGGGACAACAGGGAGGAGATCGTTGGCGTCAGCGCTCCGTTGCCCAGAGAAATGAGCACCAACCCCAGCAATTCCAGGGGGATGAATAGCTCAACCGGCACAAAGGGGAGAGACACCAGGCCGAAGAACATCAGGATGCAGCCGTATATCAGCAAGCGCTTATCGCCAAAAATGCGGGAGGCCCAACCTACCAGCCCCCCTTGCACGATGGCAGCCACCAGGCCCAGAAAGGCAAAAGTATAGCCCACCTGTGCTTCGTTCAGCCCGTAGTGTTCTTCCCAAAGCAAGGTTACCGACACCGTCATCAGAGAAAAGGCGGTAATGAAGATCAGGTTGATGATCAGCAAGCTGGTGATGGTTCCCCGGTTCAGCGCTTCCCTGAAACCGGATACCGGATTGTCGAACAGCGGCCCACTGGTTTTTTTCTCTTTCAGGCTTTCTTCCAGTATCCACCAGGCGAGGATGAGGTTAATCGCCGACAAAGCGGCAGCCGTAAACCCGACCGAACCGATCCCGTAGTGGGTTTTCAGGTATCCGCCCACCGGCGGGCCGAAAATAAAGCCGAGCCCGAAAGCCGCGCCAATAATACCGAAAGATTTAGCCCGCCGGTCCGGTGGCGTAATATCGCTGATATAAGCCTGAGCAGTGGAAATATTCGCCGAGCCGGCCCCGGCGATGAGGCGGGCGGCAAAAAGCATAACCAGGGAGTGAGCCTGAGAAAATACCACATACCCCAACCCGGTAATGGCAATGCTGGCCAGCAGGATCGGCTTGCGGCCGAACCGGTCGCTTAAGTTGCCCCAAAGGGGCGCGATGATGAACTGCATCAACGAAAAGCTGGCGGCAACCAGGCCGATAACCGTTCCCGAAGCCCCCAGCTCATTGGCATAAATAGGCAAGATGGGTATGATCAGGCCAAAGCCTAACAGGTCGATAAATATCGTGACGAACAATACCAGGAGAGGAGATCGCTTCATTACAGGCATTTTAGGGCGGGAAGATAACAAAATGCCACTTAGATTTTCAATCCTTCGACGTACTCTGTTGGCGTCATCCCAAATTCCTGGCGGAAAACGCGGCTGAAAGAATTGGGCAGGTCATAGCCTACCTGATAGGCCACCTCTGAAATGGTTATCTTTTGCTGGGCCAGCAGGTCTTTGGCCCTTTTCATGCGAAAAGATTTCAGGAGTTCGCTGGGGGTTTTCCCGGTCAGTTGCCTCACTTTCCGGATAAAGTGCATGTGGCTCAAATGAACCATCTCACACATTTTATTGACATTGAAATCGGAGTCGTCAATGTGCTTTTCCATGAGCTGCACCAGGCCCTGAAGCATTTCCTCATCGGGAGAGGTCAATGTTACCTCTTTAGGGCTCAACATAAAGTCCCGGTTGAATGTCCGGCGGAGCTTCCGGCGCTGGCCCAGCAGGTTTTTGATGCGCACCTCCAGCAACTCCGGGTTGAACGGCTTGGTGATGTAATCGTCAGCCCCGGTGAGATAACCCGCCATCTTGTGATCATCCATGGTTTTGGCAGTAAGCAGGACCACCGGTATGTGGCTGGTCTGGAAATCTTTCTTTATCAATTCACAAAATTCCAGGCCGTCCATCTCCGGCATCATCACGTCGCTCAGGATGAGGTCAAAATTTTCTTTTTGAGCGATTTCCAGGCCCTTTTTTCCATCCATGGCAGTGCGCACCTCATAATTCCTGGCCAGGATTCCTTCCAGGAAGCTGAGCATGTCCTGATTGTCCTCGACAATGAGAATTGCCGGCCTGGCATCCTTCTCTTTGCCCTTTCCATGGCCATTGGCCGGCGGCGAAGGAGGCTCCGGACGCCCCCTTCCTTCAGCAATTGCCGCCCGCTCTAAGGAGGAGGCAATTAAATGCTCTGCCTCCAGCCGGGAATCCTTCAGTTTGGGCCTGCTGAACGGAGCCTGCCCGGCAAAATGGTTAGCTGGCTCCAGCAGAGGAAAGTAGAGGAGGAACAGCGCGCCTTCCCCTTTTTGGCTTTCTACCCTGACCCTGCCCCGGTGGGCCTCCACCAGGTCTTTGATGTAAGACAAACCGATGCCCGAACTGAATTCTTTGCGATTCAGAGAGCCGGAACTGTAATAGGGATCGAAAATGCGCTCCAGGTCTTCCGGAAGGATGCCTTCTCCGGTATCCTGAACCGTTATCCGGAGATAGTGGTCCGGGGCGGCGGGGAGTTGCGCTTCCGCTGCCGTTACTGTACTCAGGTTTACCGTGATCTGCCCCCCGTCCGGGGTATGCTTGAACGAATTGGACAAAAGGTTTGCCAGGATTTTCTCGACCTTGTCGGGGTCCAGGGCTACCGGCCCGCAGTAATCGCCCCGGGTAAAGGAAAGAGCGATAGAGCGTTCCGCCGCCAGGTTTTCAAAAAGTTTCAAGATGTTGTCGATAAAATCCGGCAGGTCCAGGGTCTGCAGGTTCAGCTCCAGAGAGCTGTTTTCCATTCGCCGAAGTTCCAGCAACTGGTTGATTAGTTTCAGCAGGCGGGCGGCGTTGCGCTGGATGATATCGTACAAGCCTCTCCGCTCGGCGGCGGGAATATCATCGGCTTGTTTTTGCAATTGCTCGGCCGGCCCCAGGATCAGGGTCAGGGGAGTGCGCAACTCGTGAGAAATATTGGTAAAGAAACCCAGCTTGGCTTTAGAAAGTTCTTCCACCTGTTCGACCATCTCTTCGAGTTTGTCTCTTTGCTGCCGGATTTTCAGGTTTCGCTCCTCCAGGTTCTTGTTGCTGGCCTCAAGTTCCCCGGCCTGGGTCAAAATCCGCTCCTTCTGAGCCAGTATTTCTTCGTTTTGCAACTTAATCTGCTTGCTTTTCCGCTTCAGTTTTTCGTTGGCCTGGCTGAGCGAGGCATTGAGTTTCTCGAGCTTTTTCTTTTTTGAAATGACACGGTATTCAAAGATGCCCAAAACGGAAAGGAAGGCGAGGATCAACAAGATAAACCAGGGTTGCTTCCACACCGGAGGCAAAACGGTGAAAGACACGACGGCAGGCGTGGGGTCGATGTTGAGGTCGAGGTCTCTGGCTCTTACTTCCAGCCGGTGCGGCCCGGTGCTCAGCCCCAGAAAAGTATAATGCTGGTCGGCCATAAACGGAGACCACTGGCCGCCATCCAGGCGGTAAGAGTAGGTCAGCCGCTGGGAAGCCGACTGGGCGAAGAAGTCCCGGCCTCTCCATTTGACAAATGTGTTGCCCTTGGGCGATACCTCTTTTTCAAAAAAATAAATCTCGGTTTCCGGAGGGTCGTCATCGGGCACATAACGGTAAGCCAGGAAGTTGTGGTAAATGCCGTCCTGGTTCTTGCTGTGGCTGAATGCCCTTCGTTTCCACTTCCGGCTGGAGTGGTTCACCCATATTGATCCCTGCTTGTCATGAAAAATGGAACCGCCCTCGAAGTCCATGTTCAGCTCAGTTGGGAATATATTGGCCACCCAGCTCTGCCCGTCAAACCGGCAGATGTCGTTTTCCGTAGCCACCAGCAGGCAACTGTCGGAAACCACATCTATGCTGATGATGGTATTCCCGGGCAAACCTTTGGAGGTGTCATAGTTTTTCCAGTCTTTTCCATCGTAAATGAATACGCCATAATAACGGGACCCTACGATGAGCCAGCCGCCGGAGCTGTGCACCACATTGACGAACTGCCTCAAACGTTCATCTTCAGACCGAATCCAGCTCTCCCCATCGAAATAATAGAGGCTGCCTCCGCCCAACCATATCCTGCCGTCCGGAGATTGTCCGATACCATAGGCGTTGGACTGCATCAGCCCGTTTTCGTGATATACATGGTGAGTCCACTGGAGATGTTCGGCCAATGGGTCCTTCAATTGCAATACGCCCCCCAAATGGCCTTTGTCGGGCTCATTGTCAACGCTGCCTCCAAACCAGAGGGCACCCTCCCGGGATTCGAACACCGCCCGGTAGTCGATGCCCCAGGAAAGCTTTGGGTGCAGGTGTTTCTCCCACCGCCCGTTTCTCATCACTGCAGTCGCGGCCACCCCCCGGTGGGACCCGGCTGCCCATAGCTGCCCCTGAGACGTAATGATTATGCGGATCGGGGCGTCGATCAGGCCATCCGCCTCGGTGTAAGCCAGCCAGTTATCTCCTTTGCGGCATACTGCTTTGCCGGCGACATCGACAAACCACTGTTCGCCGCCGGAAGCTTCGCACTGAAAGTTGAGGCCAGCATAGCTGATCCATCGGTCGGAAGAAAAGTCCAACAGAAAGACCTTGGATTTATAGCCGGTTACCCAGAGCTTGTTGTCCTGGCTTTTCTGCAACATGACATGGTTGGCGGGAATCGCGTAATGCGGGGCAGTGTAAATTTCCCAGTTGCCGTCGCGGTAAACGTGCAATTTGCCCAGGGAACCTACCCAGATGGCCCCGTCGGAAGACTGTACGATGTCGGTGGCGACTTCATCCCCTCCGAATATATCTCCCAGTTTGATGTACTCCGTTTCTTCGCCGTTAAAAATGGTGATCCCGGCCTTATAGGTAGAATTGATCACCCAAATCTTGTTATCCCTTGCCTGGATCAGTTTCTGCCCTTCGCCCAGTTGGAAGCCGGGCCCGGATTTGATCAGTTCGTAGTCAGTGATATAGGCGCCAGGCTGTGCCGGAAGTTTGAATTTTAGCAGGCGGCCCGTTTCGTTGGGCATGGTCAGGGCAAACCAGATCATGCCGTTTTGGCCTTCGAGGACGTCGGAAATGTCATTAAACCCAGCTGAACCCACTGCCTCTTCCGGTAGCCGGACCCATTGTACATCTTTGAAGTACCGTTTCAGGTTTTCTATCCGGGCGGCGGAAGTGTAAAAATAAGGCTTTCTCTTTTCAGACAAATGTATCGCGCCCTGGCCCGTAGAGAACATCAGGCTGCCGTCGGACAATTCGGTGATCTCGTGAAACTGGATGGCAAAACCCTTTTCCGGCTCCAGGACGGGCGTCCAGGAGTTGCGGTCGTAGCGGAAAATGCCGTTGGAGGCTGCCGCATATATATTCCCATTCCGGGCAGCAAACACCTCTTCTACCGGAGAAGCGGGCAACCCCTTTCCGGCCGTATGTTCCTTCCAGGTATAGCCATCGTATTCAAATACGCCTTCGTTGTACCCCATCCACACGATGCCGTTAGCGTCTTCGACAATGGAGCGGACGCCCTTTCCCTCCAATTCCGGGAAGTGCTTCCAGCGCCAGGATTCGGACAGGGGGTTGACCACTTTCGGTGAATAGGGTTCCGTTGCCCAACTGAGGCTGGGGATCAGGAACAAGAACAAGAACAGGCGGTTAATTTGGTTGTATTTGCAGGTGCTCATATTGGCCATTTCGGTACCCTCTCCAGCAGTTTGTTTTTTGCGTACTGAATTATCTCTAACCGAAAGTTAAGGTAAGAAAATTATTCTATACCCTTCTCCTGGAATAATATTTCACTAAACTGCTGTATTGGCTACTAAAATAAGGATTTTTTGTTTTTTTTACCAGAGCCGGGATTGGGCTACTTAAAGAGGCAAGTTATCCAATGGTGGCCTCCGGGGCGCCCAACACCCGTAAATGTTAAATATGGCGTGCCTTTTGTGAATTCCTGCACCCTTTTATACGCCAGGGCATTTTACCTTTATTTCATCATTAAAACGGATTAGAAATGGTACAACCAAAGACGATAGGACAAAACAGAACAACCGATAAAAAGACACCCCGGGAGCGCCGTCACGACCTTCAGGTAATGGTTCCCCTGAAGGAGGAGATTCGGAAAGTAGAGGCCTTCGATGCTGTTCCTGCCCTCAACTCGGTGCAGGAGATCATCACCGCAGAGAACTCCAGCTTTCGTTTCCTTCGCCTGGCGCGGATCGTCCTGGAAGAGGGGCGAAAAGCGCAGCGGGAGCTGAAGGAAGAAGAAGCCGTTTATTATGTCAACCGGGGAAAGGCCCAACTCGCCGTCGGCGGAAAAAGTTATTCCCTTGGCAAGGGCGACGTGCTGTACGCCGGGATCAACAACGAGGTTTACATGCAAGCCGAGAGCTTCTGCGACCTCAGTGAGTTTAAAGCCGTGGACTGCCATACTTCCCATCCGGTACAGCTCGTGCGCCACACGGATATAGAAGGGACGGAACTGGCCGCCAGCCTGGGCAGCCGCCGCCCCATGTCCCGCCGGACGGTTTTCAAGCTCGTCGACCAGAACGTGCAGGCCTGCCGCCTGCTCTTCGGCGACACTTACATGGCCCAACGGGGTGGCGTGGGCAGCTACCCTCCGCACTTCCACGGGCCGGATGGCCCCCACGGGCTGGGCGCCAACGCCAAGGAAGAGATTTATCACTTCCGCTGCGAAACGGATATTGAAGGCGATGTGCCGTACGTCCTGCAAAACTGCGCCCTGCCGGAAGAGAAAATAAATGTGTACGCCCACATCTTCGACGAAACGGCCATCAATGTAACGCCGACCTATCACGACACCATCGCGCCGCCATCGGTGGATTTCATGTTCACCTGGTGCCTGGCCAGCTTCACGGAAGGGCATCGGGACTGGGCTGAAATCTACAACAAACCCGGTTATGAAAAGGAGTGGTGATTTCCATCTTACAACAAGCAAAATGAAGATACCGGCCATGCGAATTTTTGCCTATTTCATCATACTAGTCATTCTGTCGGGCTGTAAAAACAACCCGCCGGAGCAGGTGGCCGGCGCTCCCTGGGCGCAGATGGAGCAGATCATCGGCTCCATCCGGCCACCTGTTTTTCCCGAAAAAGTTTTTGCCATTACCGAATTCGGAGCGGTGCCCGACAGCCAGGCAGATTGCCTGCCGGCCATAAAAGCCGCCATCGAAAAATGCAATGAGGAAGGCGGCGGAACGGTGGAAGTGCCTCCCGGAATATACGCTGTTGACGGCCCCATCCACCTGAAAAGCCATGTCAACCTCCATATCTCAGAAGGAGCCACCTTGAAATTCAGCACCCGGCCGGAACACTACCTGCCGGTAGTTTTTACCCGCTGGGAAGGCGCCGAGTGCATGAACTATTCCCCCCTTATCTATGCCTTTGAGCAGGAAAATATTGCCATCACGGGCGGGGGAACGCTGGACGGCCAGGCGGACAGCGCCAATTGGTGGAATTGGGTCGACAAAGAAGAGTATGGATGGCGGGAAGGCATGCCCAGCCAGAAGGACAGCCTCAGCCGCCCCCGGTTGTTCGACTGGAATACCCGGGAAGTCCCGGTAGAAGAAAGAATACTGGGCGAAGGGGCTTACCTGCGGCCGAATTTCATTCAGCCTTACCGCTGCAAGAATATCCTGATCGATAGTGTGACCATCCTGAATTCGCCCATGTGGATCCTCCATCCGGTGTTGAGCGAAAACGTCACCATCCAAAATGTCAAAGTCATCAGCCATGGGCCCAACAGCGATGGTTGTGATCCGGAAAGCTGCCGCGACGTACTCATCAAAAATTGCTACTTCGATACCGGGGATGACTGCATTGCGCTGAAATCCGGACGGAACCAGGATGGCCGGCGCATCGGCCGGCCCATAGAGAACGTGGTGGTGCAGGGCTGCCAGATGAAGGACGGCCACGGTGGAATTGTCATCGGCAGCGAAGTATCGGGCGGCGCCAGGAACATCTTTGGCGAGGACTGCCAGATGGACAGCCCCCACCTCGACCGGGCCATTCGGGTGAAAACCAATAAGGTGCGCGGAGGCACGATAGAAAACCTCTATTTCCGGAATATCCGTGTCGGCGAAGTGGGCGAAGCAGTGGTAAGGGTTAATATGCGCTATCCAATTTATTCGGATACCAGCCAAACCTTTATTCCGGTTGTGCAAAATATTTATGTAGAAAACGTCCAATCTTCGAAGAGCAAATACGGCGTGCTGATCGACGGCTACAGTGCGGAGTATCCCGTTAAAAACGTCCACATCGCCAACTGCCGCTTCGACGGCGTGGAAAAGGGCAACTCTATTGAATTCGCCGAGGGGCTGCGATTTGAATCCTATTATTTGAATGGAGAGCTTGTCGAAGGCCCTGCGGCTGAATAATAAAGATTAAAGCGTTATTGATGATGTTATTCAACAAACAAAAAACAAGGCTATTAGCAGCCGTTGCACTTCTGCTGCTGGCCTCTGCTACCTGGCGGAGCGCCGAGCCCGGGATCGCCATCTTCATGATCGGCGATTCGACTATGGCGGACAAGCCAGATGCCGCCGACGTCAACCCGGAGCGGGGCTGGGGCCAGTTGTTCCCTATCTTTTTTAACGAGAAAGTAGCAGTCAAAAACCACGCCGTGAACGGGCGGAGCACCAAGAGTTTTCTGGCAGAAGGGCGTTGGGAAACCGTAAAGGAGGAGTTAAAATCCGGAGATTATGTCTTCATTCAATTTGGGCACAACGATACCAAAGAAGCAGACCCGGCGCGCTATACCAACCCCTACAGCGGTTATCGCCGCAACCTGGAAAAGTTCGTTCGGGAAACCAGGGAAAAAGGCGCCTTCCCGGTTCTCCTCTCCCCCATCGTCCGCCGGAATTTTAACGAGCAGGGCACGTTGGTGGATACGCATGGCGCATATCCCTTCGTGATGAGGATGCTGGCCATAGAAATGAATGTGCCTTTCATAGACTTGCAACTCAAAACAGAAGATTACATCATAGCCCTGGGGCCCGAAAAATCAAAAGAAGTCTATCTTTGGGTGGAACCGGGCCAATACGAACGGCTTCCGGAAGGCAAACAGGACAATACGCACCTGACTCTGCTGGGCGCTACCGAATATGCCCGGTTAGCGGCGGAGGGCATCGTTGAATTGGGCCTGCCTTTGACCAGCTACCTTAAAGAGCAATAACTAAAGCCTATGCAAGCCATCAAACAAGACATCAAGCCCTTCCTCGATGAAAACTTCCTGCTGGAAAACCAGGCGGCGGAGATTCTTTACCACGAATACGCCAAAGATCAGCCCATCATCGATTATCACAATCACCTGCCGCCGGACGAGATCGCCGCTGACAAAAAATTCCCCAACCTGACGGCCATCTGGCTCAACGGCGACCACTACAAATGGCGGGCCATGCGCACCCTGGGCATACCGGAACGCTACATCACCGGCCCGGCCAGCGACCAGGAAAAATTTCAAAAATGGGCGGAAACCGTGCCTTTTACAATTCGCAACCCGCTGTTCCACTGGACGCATCTGGAGTTGCAGCGCTATTTCGGCATCACGAAATTGCTGAACCCCCAAACAGCCGACGGCATCTATGAGCAGTGCTCGGGCCTGCTCAACACGCCGGCATACAGCACCCGCAACCTGCTGCGAAAAATGAACGTGGCGGCAGTTTGCTCCACGGATGACCCCATCGACAACCTGGAACACCACCGCCAGGCAAAAGCCGATGGTTTTGAGATTACTATGTTGCCGGCTTTCCGGCCCGACAAGGCCATCCTGGTCGAAAAAGAAGAATTCGCGGGCTATCTGCAAAAACTGGGCGCTGCGGCAGGCGCCGAAATCAAAGATTTCGACAGCCTGTTGCAGGCCCTGAAGGACCGGATCGATTTTTTTGACGACAACGGATGCCGCCTCTCCGACCACGGCCTGGAGCAGATGTACGCGGCCCCATTTACCCCCAAACAAGCAAGCACAGCCCTGAAAAAAAGGCTGTCCGGACAGGAACTGTCGCCACAAGAGGCTGATGCTTACAAATCCGCAATACTGTATGAACTCGGCTGCCTGTATGCCGAAAAAGGCTGGGTGCAGCAGTTCCACCTCGGGGCGCTGCGCAACAACAGCAGCCGAATGAAGCGCCAACTGGGCCCGGACACCGGTTTCGACAGCATAGGAGACTTCGGCCAGGCAACGGCACTGGCCCGGTTCCTCAACCGGCTGGACACCGAAGACAAACTGGCCAAAACCATCCTTTACAACCTCAACCCACGGGACAATGAGGTGATGGCCACCATGATCGGCAACTTCAACGACGGCTCCGTGCGGGGTAAAATACAATTCGGTTCCGCCTGGTGGTTCCTCGACCAGAAGGACGGCATGGAAAAGCAAATGAACGCCCTGTCCAACATGGGCCTGCTCAGTTGCTTCATCGGCATGCTGACCGACAGCCGAAGCTTCCTGTCCTTCCCCCGCCACGAGTATTTCCGGCGGTTGCTCTGCAACCTCATTGGCAGGGATGTGCACAACGGGGAACTGCCCAATGACGTGGAATGGCTGGGGGGCATCGTGCAGGATATTTGCTATCGAAACGCCAAAGCTTATTTTGGGTTCTAGTCGAAGCCTGGAGACTTCGACGAGCTTTTTAAGACAACAAAAACAAGAATTATAGTCTATGAAAAAGATCGTGACTTTTGGAGAGATCATGCTGCGTTTGGCGCCTCCCGGCTACCAGCGCTTTTCCCAGGCCAGCACGTTTGATGTAATCTACGGCGGCGGGGAAAGCAACGTGGCTGTCTCCCTGGCCAACTACGGCCTGCCGGTTGAATTCGTCACCCGGCTGCCCAACAACGATATTGGAGAATGCGCCCTGATGGAAATGCGCAAGCGAAACGTAGGAACCAGCCACGTCCTGCGAGGCGGCGAACGGCTAGGCATCTACTTCCTCGAAATGGGGGCCGTCGCCCGCGGCAGCAAAGTAGTCTACGACCGGGCACACAGCGGCATGGCCAGCATCGAGGCTGGCATGGTCGACTGGGATGTAGTGTTCAAAGACGCGCAGTGGTTCCACTGGACGGGCATCACGCCCGCCCTTTCGCAGGGCGCGGCCGACGCCACCCTGGAAGCGATTAAAGCCGCCAACCGCCTGGGCATTACCGTATCCACCGACCTCAACTACCGCAAGAACCTCTGGACGTACGGCAAAAAGTCTTCCGAAGTCATGCCCGAACTGACCGCCGGGTGCGACATCATACTGGGCAACGAGGAAGACGCCGAAAAGCACTTCGGCATCCACCCGGAGGGGGTAGACGTCACCAAAG
Coding sequences:
- a CDS encoding MFS transporter, with the translated sequence MKRSPLLVLFVTIFIDLLGFGLIIPILPIYANELGASGTVIGLVAASFSLMQFIIAPLWGNLSDRFGRKPILLASIAITGLGYVVFSQAHSLVMLFAARLIAGAGSANISTAQAYISDITPPDRRAKSFGIIGAAFGLGFIFGPPVGGYLKTHYGIGSVGFTAAALSAINLILAWWILEESLKEKKTSGPLFDNPVSGFREALNRGTITSLLIINLIFITAFSLMTVSVTLLWEEHYGLNEAQVGYTFAFLGLVAAIVQGGLVGWASRIFGDKRLLIYGCILMFFGLVSLPFVPVELFIPLELLGLVLISLGNGALTPTISSLLSRVAGPQEQGKVLGYAQSFSSLGRVIGPFLGGWLYGIGYRLPNIGSGVLMILCLALALRLVRRV
- a CDS encoding response regulator is translated as MSTCKYNQINRLFLFLFLIPSLSWATEPYSPKVVNPLSESWRWKHFPELEGKGVRSIVEDANGIVWMGYNEGVFEYDGYTWKEHTAGKGLPASPVEEVFAARNGNIYAAASNGIFRYDRNSWTPVLEPEKGFAIQFHEITELSDGSLMFSTGQGAIHLSEKRKPYFYTSAARIENLKRYFKDVQWVRLPEEAVGSAGFNDISDVLEGQNGMIWFALTMPNETGRLLKFKLPAQPGAYITDYELIKSGPGFQLGEGQKLIQARDNKIWVINSTYKAGITIFNGEETEYIKLGDIFGGDEVATDIVQSSDGAIWVGSLGKLHVYRDGNWEIYTAPHYAIPANHVMLQKSQDNKLWVTGYKSKVFLLDFSSDRWISYAGLNFQCEASGGEQWFVDVAGKAVCRKGDNWLAYTEADGLIDAPIRIIITSQGQLWAAGSHRGVAATAVMRNGRWEKHLHPKLSWGIDYRAVFESREGALWFGGSVDNEPDKGHLGGVLQLKDPLAEHLQWTHHVYHENGLMQSNAYGIGQSPDGRIWLGGGSLYYFDGESWIRSEDERLRQFVNVVHSSGGWLIVGSRYYGVFIYDGKDWKNYDTSKGLPGNTIISIDVVSDSCLLVATENDICRFDGQSWVANIFPTELNMDFEGGSIFHDKQGSIWVNHSSRKWKRRAFSHSKNQDGIYHNFLAYRYVPDDDPPETEIYFFEKEVSPKGNTFVKWRGRDFFAQSASQRLTYSYRLDGGQWSPFMADQHYTFLGLSTGPHRLEVRARDLDLNIDPTPAVVSFTVLPPVWKQPWFILLILAFLSVLGIFEYRVISKKKKLEKLNASLSQANEKLKRKSKQIKLQNEEILAQKERILTQAGELEASNKNLEERNLKIRQQRDKLEEMVEQVEELSKAKLGFFTNISHELRTPLTLILGPAEQLQKQADDIPAAERRGLYDIIQRNAARLLKLINQLLELRRMENSSLELNLQTLDLPDFIDNILKLFENLAAERSIALSFTRGDYCGPVALDPDKVEKILANLLSNSFKHTPDGGQITVNLSTVTAAEAQLPAAPDHYLRITVQDTGEGILPEDLERIFDPYYSSGSLNRKEFSSGIGLSYIKDLVEAHRGRVRVESQKGEGALFLLYFPLLEPANHFAGQAPFSRPKLKDSRLEAEHLIASSLERAAIAEGRGRPEPPSPPANGHGKGKEKDARPAILIVEDNQDMLSFLEGILARNYEVRTAMDGKKGLEIAQKENFDLILSDVMMPEMDGLEFCELIKKDFQTSHIPVVLLTAKTMDDHKMAGYLTGADDYITKPFNPELLEVRIKNLLGQRRKLRRTFNRDFMLSPKEVTLTSPDEEMLQGLVQLMEKHIDDSDFNVNKMCEMVHLSHMHFIRKVRQLTGKTPSELLKSFRMKRAKDLLAQQKITISEVAYQVGYDLPNSFSRVFRQEFGMTPTEYVEGLKI
- a CDS encoding 5-deoxy-glucuronate isomerase, with translation MVQPKTIGQNRTTDKKTPRERRHDLQVMVPLKEEIRKVEAFDAVPALNSVQEIITAENSSFRFLRLARIVLEEGRKAQRELKEEEAVYYVNRGKAQLAVGGKSYSLGKGDVLYAGINNEVYMQAESFCDLSEFKAVDCHTSHPVQLVRHTDIEGTELAASLGSRRPMSRRTVFKLVDQNVQACRLLFGDTYMAQRGGVGSYPPHFHGPDGPHGLGANAKEEIYHFRCETDIEGDVPYVLQNCALPEEKINVYAHIFDETAINVTPTYHDTIAPPSVDFMFTWCLASFTEGHRDWAEIYNKPGYEKEW
- a CDS encoding glycoside hydrolase family 28 protein — protein: MRIFAYFIILVILSGCKNNPPEQVAGAPWAQMEQIIGSIRPPVFPEKVFAITEFGAVPDSQADCLPAIKAAIEKCNEEGGGTVEVPPGIYAVDGPIHLKSHVNLHISEGATLKFSTRPEHYLPVVFTRWEGAECMNYSPLIYAFEQENIAITGGGTLDGQADSANWWNWVDKEEYGWREGMPSQKDSLSRPRLFDWNTREVPVEERILGEGAYLRPNFIQPYRCKNILIDSVTILNSPMWILHPVLSENVTIQNVKVISHGPNSDGCDPESCRDVLIKNCYFDTGDDCIALKSGRNQDGRRIGRPIENVVVQGCQMKDGHGGIVIGSEVSGGARNIFGEDCQMDSPHLDRAIRVKTNKVRGGTIENLYFRNIRVGEVGEAVVRVNMRYPIYSDTSQTFIPVVQNIYVENVQSSKSKYGVLIDGYSAEYPVKNVHIANCRFDGVEKGNSIEFAEGLRFESYYLNGELVEGPAAE
- a CDS encoding rhamnogalacturonan acetylesterase, whose translation is MLFNKQKTRLLAAVALLLLASATWRSAEPGIAIFMIGDSTMADKPDAADVNPERGWGQLFPIFFNEKVAVKNHAVNGRSTKSFLAEGRWETVKEELKSGDYVFIQFGHNDTKEADPARYTNPYSGYRRNLEKFVRETREKGAFPVLLSPIVRRNFNEQGTLVDTHGAYPFVMRMLAIEMNVPFIDLQLKTEDYIIALGPEKSKEVYLWVEPGQYERLPEGKQDNTHLTLLGATEYARLAAEGIVELGLPLTSYLKEQ
- the uxaC gene encoding glucuronate isomerase, with product MQAIKQDIKPFLDENFLLENQAAEILYHEYAKDQPIIDYHNHLPPDEIAADKKFPNLTAIWLNGDHYKWRAMRTLGIPERYITGPASDQEKFQKWAETVPFTIRNPLFHWTHLELQRYFGITKLLNPQTADGIYEQCSGLLNTPAYSTRNLLRKMNVAAVCSTDDPIDNLEHHRQAKADGFEITMLPAFRPDKAILVEKEEFAGYLQKLGAAAGAEIKDFDSLLQALKDRIDFFDDNGCRLSDHGLEQMYAAPFTPKQASTALKKRLSGQELSPQEADAYKSAILYELGCLYAEKGWVQQFHLGALRNNSSRMKRQLGPDTGFDSIGDFGQATALARFLNRLDTEDKLAKTILYNLNPRDNEVMATMIGNFNDGSVRGKIQFGSAWWFLDQKDGMEKQMNALSNMGLLSCFIGMLTDSRSFLSFPRHEYFRRLLCNLIGRDVHNGELPNDVEWLGGIVQDICYRNAKAYFGF
- a CDS encoding sugar kinase, with the protein product MKKIVTFGEIMLRLAPPGYQRFSQASTFDVIYGGGESNVAVSLANYGLPVEFVTRLPNNDIGECALMEMRKRNVGTSHVLRGGERLGIYFLEMGAVARGSKVVYDRAHSGMASIEAGMVDWDVVFKDAQWFHWTGITPALSQGAADATLEAIKAANRLGITVSTDLNYRKNLWTYGKKSSEVMPELTAGCDIILGNEEDAEKHFGIHPEGVDVTKGDTMDASAYISVCRQIMKQFPRCKKAITTLRGSISASHNSWTGVLYDGKKLYEAPTYQITHIVDRVGGGDSFMGGLIYGLINHPEDGQQALNFAVAASCLKHTIYGDANLATLAEVNNLMKGDASGRVSR